One Bremerella alba DNA segment encodes these proteins:
- the murQ gene encoding N-acetylmuramic acid 6-phosphate etherase, translating to MLDHLTTEASNPASEDLDELSTLDLVNLINDQDAGVAIAVGKQSVQIASAIDAISSRLLQSGRLIYFGAGTSGRLGVLDAAECPPTFSSDPSQVIGLIAGGPSAMTNAVEGAEDNPELGAKDLQSLGLSAEDVVVGIATSGRTPYVIGGLDYAREMGAYAIGLTCNDNSELHSHCDLVIAPVVGPEIISGSTRMKAGTATKMVLNMLSTGAMIRQGKTFGNLMVDLRATNSKLNQRAKRIVKAATKLSDDAASRVLLECDGEVKTAIMVHHTGETAQRARSLLNDANGHLRQAIERMTGGT from the coding sequence ATGCTCGATCATTTGACGACCGAAGCTAGTAATCCAGCTTCCGAAGACCTCGACGAATTGTCGACTTTGGACTTGGTGAATCTGATCAATGATCAGGACGCCGGTGTGGCTATTGCCGTTGGTAAGCAATCGGTTCAGATTGCCTCCGCGATCGATGCCATTTCAAGTCGACTTCTTCAGTCGGGACGCTTGATCTACTTCGGAGCTGGGACATCGGGTCGGCTAGGCGTTTTAGACGCGGCCGAATGTCCGCCAACATTCAGTTCCGATCCCAGTCAAGTCATTGGCTTAATCGCCGGTGGACCATCTGCTATGACCAATGCAGTGGAAGGGGCGGAAGATAATCCGGAACTCGGAGCGAAGGACTTGCAATCGCTCGGACTTTCCGCCGAGGATGTTGTTGTCGGAATCGCTACCAGTGGGCGGACGCCGTATGTGATTGGCGGGCTGGACTATGCCCGGGAAATGGGAGCCTACGCAATCGGATTGACCTGCAATGACAATTCCGAACTGCACTCGCATTGTGATTTAGTAATTGCGCCAGTTGTTGGTCCAGAAATTATCAGCGGTTCGACACGGATGAAGGCAGGCACAGCGACTAAAATGGTGCTCAACATGTTGAGCACCGGCGCGATGATCCGGCAAGGGAAAACCTTCGGGAATCTAATGGTGGATCTGCGAGCGACGAACTCGAAGCTTAACCAGCGAGCCAAGCGAATCGTCAAGGCAGCCACTAAACTCTCTGACGATGCTGCTTCCCGTGTGCTGCTTGAATGCGATGGCGAAGTAAAAACGGCCATCATGGTCCATCATACAGGTGAAACGGCTCAGCGAGCTCGAAGCTTGCTGAACGACGCCAACGGTCACCTGCGTCAGGCCATCGAGAGAATGACCGGGGGAACTTAG